The following are encoded in a window of Magnolia sinica isolate HGM2019 chromosome 11, MsV1, whole genome shotgun sequence genomic DNA:
- the LOC131219269 gene encoding uncharacterized protein LOC131219269 produces MVFKDNKRPLNDDDPYQLSCKHPRQLGYDGIRLASFLETGPCNIPEKPHISVGEGEESFNKPQHEEMLVSHAVSVISAARDKEFDVSAFGSISSLSWVTSSTGKEDLRSESGLPISCSPRFLDYDRLTRSLVPSEEIYSSSLLDYPHRKPVSLGPDHQVDVPEWGLEGTKNSAPAALDVDTDASAAFPQSSIMPSSGLRAHPMMDDSNWEKLVGTCVVPMLDADASAHSRGDVGHGRTDCKCTDVGSVRCVRQHVMEARDKLKEMIGQEPFMELGFCEMGENVAQRWSEEEEQVFHAVVFSNPASAGKNFWEHLSRVFPNRTKKELVSYYFNVFMLRRRAEQNRTDPLNIDSDNDEWQGSDDGGEFAMTEEEEDSAVESPVDQEHVVYYGDGAHEDCHEDDDDEDDDFEINNDGGAGDDDDDDDDDVVASEDDDGGLDDVSEAHVSNVPSLGKLQGCSLVPINQNAGNNPQNGSEDQDVQDDSCTSYECQRNGTDSYGPADVAATHESQVEIGRNKSLHGEYGNDILSGLVDHGYLLEPPCEAKAWDIGFLPGPKEDVDFLSTFNMIEEVFGDEGQSKNETRDGPGKS; encoded by the exons ATGGTATTTAAGGATAACAAACGGCCTCTCAATGATGATGATCCATACCAACTCTCTTGTAAGCACCCGAGACAGCTGGGTTATGATGGCATTCGCCTGGCCTCATTTTTAGAAACTGGTCCCTGTAACATCCCCGAAAAACCTCATATTTCAG TTGGTGAAGGTGAAGAAAGCTTCAATAAGCCTCAGCATGAGGAGATGCTTGTTAGCCATGCTGTGAGTGTCATCTCAGCTGCCAGAGACAAGGAGTTTGACGTCAGCGCTTTTGGCAGCATTTCCAGCTTGTCATGGGTCACAAGCAGTACCGGCAAAGAGGATTTGAGGTCAGAGTCAGGATTGCCGATATCTTGCTCCCCTCGTTTCCTTGATTACGATCGCCTAACAAGATCATTAGTTCCGTCAGAGGAGATCTACTCATCATCTCTTCTCGATTATCCGCACCGAAAACCTGTTTCTCTTGGACCAGATCATCAAGTTGATGTTCCAGAATGGGGTCTGGAGGGCACCAAGAACTCAGCTCCAGCAGCATTGGATGTTGATACAGATGCCAGTGCCGCTTTTCCACAATCCTCTATTATGCCGTCGTCAGGGCTACGTGCTCACCCCATGATGGACGACAGCAACTGGGAGAAGCTGGTTGGGACTTGTGTTGTCCCAATGCTGGATGCTGATGCATCTGCTCACAGCAGAGGAGATGTTGGACATGGTAGAACTGATTGTAAATGCACAGATGTGGGGTCAGTTAGATGTGTGAGACAGCACGTGATGGAAGCTAGAGATAAGCTGAAGGAAATGATTGGGCAGGAGCCATTCATGGAGCTGGGATTCTGTGAGATGGGTGAGAATGTAGCGCAGAGATGGAGCGAAGAGGAGGAACAGGTGTTCCATGCAGTTGTTTTCTCCAATCCCGCATCGGCAGGGAAGAACTTTTGGGAACATCTCTCACGGGTCTTCCCCAACCGAACCAAGAAGGAACTTGTCAGTTATTATTTCAATGTCTTTATGCTCCGGAGAAGGGCCGAGCAGAACAGGACGGATCCACTGAACATTGACAGCGACAATGATGAGTGGCAGGGTAGTGATGATGGTGGGGAGTTTGCAATGACCGAGGAAGAAGAAGACTCTGCTGTGGAGTCTCCAGTGGATCAAGAGCATGTTGTTTACTATGGTGATGGTGCCCACGAGGATTGccatgaagatgatgatgatgaggatgatgattTTGAAATTAACAATGATGGAGGTGCTGGGGACgacgatgacgatgacgatgacgatgttGTTGCCAGTGAAGACGATGACGGAGGGCTCGATGATGTTTCCGAAGCACACGTTAGTAATGTACCCAGTTTGGGCAAATTACAAGGTTGCAGTTTGGTTCCTATCAATCAGAATGCGGGTAATAATCCACAGAATGGCTCAGAGGATCAAGATGTCCAGGATGACTCATGCACGTCCTACGAGTGCCAGCGCAATGGCACCGATTCGTATGGCCCAGCTGATGTGGCGGCAACGCATGAGAGCCAAGTTGAGATAGGCCGTAATAAAAGCTTGCATGGTGAGTACGGTAATGACATTTTAAGTGGTCTTGTTGATCATGGATACTTGTTGGAGCCGCCCTGTGAAGCGAAAGCATGGGACATTGGATTTCTCCCGGGACCCAAGGAAGACGTCGATTTCTTATCTACATTCAATATGATCGAAGAGGTGTTTGGAGATGAAGGCCAGAGTAAGAATGAGACGCGGGATGGTCCTGGTAAAAGctga